A single Saccharolobus shibatae B12 DNA region contains:
- a CDS encoding cobalamin B12-binding domain-containing protein, with protein sequence MMITTKRIKVIVAKLGLDGHDRGAKVVARALKDAGMEVVYTGLRQTPEQIVKAALQEDADVIGISILSGAHLELIPKVIEIMRQNGLNDVGLIVGGVIPPEDIKKLKDMGVDEVFLPGSSLKEIVEKVKKVARQKRGIDVE encoded by the coding sequence ATGATGATTACGACAAAAAGAATTAAGGTGATCGTAGCAAAATTAGGTTTAGATGGCCACGATAGAGGAGCAAAAGTGGTTGCAAGGGCGCTAAAAGATGCGGGAATGGAGGTAGTATATACTGGATTAAGACAAACTCCAGAACAGATAGTAAAAGCTGCATTACAAGAGGACGCAGATGTCATAGGAATTAGTATATTAAGTGGAGCTCATTTGGAGTTAATACCAAAAGTAATAGAGATAATGAGGCAAAATGGGTTAAATGATGTAGGACTAATAGTGGGAGGAGTAATTCCTCCAGAGGATATTAAAAAATTGAAAGATATGGGAGTGGATGAAGTATTTCTACCTGGAAGTAGTCTTAAAGAAATAGTAGAGAAGGTTAAAAAAGTAGCAAGGCAAAAAAGAGGTATAGATGTTGAATAA
- a CDS encoding winged helix-turn-helix domain-containing protein — MEEELTGTARKIYIYLLRQKRPVGIRKIQKDLNLSSPSIVSYHIKKLIEDGLVKEVDEGYIVTKVILEDYVRFRSAIVPRSIFLTSFLVSSLVILIYLIISHPFSADIFSLVVVFIITVISVYDVTRKYKKLKSL; from the coding sequence ATGGAAGAGGAGTTGACAGGGACTGCTAGGAAAATATACATCTACCTTCTTAGGCAGAAAAGACCGGTTGGAATTAGGAAAATACAAAAGGATCTTAATTTAAGTTCTCCATCCATCGTAAGTTATCACATTAAGAAACTAATTGAAGATGGCCTCGTTAAGGAAGTTGATGAGGGATATATAGTTACTAAAGTGATATTAGAAGATTACGTAAGGTTTAGAAGTGCAATTGTCCCGAGATCGATCTTTCTTACTTCTTTTCTAGTCTCCTCACTTGTAATTCTAATATATCTTATTATAAGTCATCCATTTTCAGCTGATATATTTTCGTTAGTAGTAGTTTTCATAATAACCGTGATTTCAGTTTACGATGTAACTAGAAAATATAAAAAGCTCAAATCTTTGTAA
- a CDS encoding sulfite exporter TauE/SafE family protein: MFQDPSFQITVTPLQYVLSIISGILVGFSLGLIGGGGSILAIPLLLYFVGLANGIAPGTPEYNYITHLTLGTTALAVGINAYINSYMHFKRGNVRVSEGIIFTIPGIIGDIIGAYLSHLMSGALILFLFGFLMIAVAIRMWKSKCNPNQSILSNNSHKLTLRERIKIDKVIPAGFLVGFASGYFGIGGGFLVVPGLLFSTGLDMLRAVGTSLIAVGTFGVAAAITYAVYGYVDILISLLYLVGGVAGGYAGSTIASRMPRQTLRKLFAIIIILVAIYTMYVNRVGVVDLLHFL; encoded by the coding sequence ATGTTTCAAGACCCATCATTTCAAATAACCGTGACACCATTGCAATACGTACTCTCTATTATTTCTGGAATATTAGTAGGATTCAGTCTTGGTCTTATTGGGGGAGGAGGTTCAATCCTTGCAATTCCGCTTCTATTGTATTTTGTTGGGCTAGCAAATGGAATTGCACCAGGGACGCCAGAATACAATTACATAACACATCTTACTTTAGGAACTACTGCACTTGCTGTTGGTATTAATGCATATATTAATTCCTATATGCACTTCAAGAGAGGAAACGTTAGGGTATCAGAGGGAATAATATTCACAATTCCAGGGATAATAGGGGATATAATAGGGGCTTATTTAAGTCATTTAATGTCAGGTGCACTAATACTATTTCTCTTCGGCTTTCTAATGATAGCGGTGGCAATCAGAATGTGGAAATCTAAATGCAATCCTAATCAAAGTATATTAAGCAATAACTCTCATAAACTAACTCTGCGTGAAAGGATAAAAATAGATAAAGTGATCCCAGCGGGATTTCTAGTAGGATTCGCATCAGGCTATTTCGGGATAGGAGGAGGGTTTCTAGTAGTCCCAGGTTTGCTATTTAGTACTGGGTTAGATATGCTTAGGGCTGTAGGTACATCACTTATTGCAGTAGGTACATTTGGCGTTGCAGCAGCCATTACATACGCGGTGTATGGGTATGTTGATATATTAATAAGCCTATTATACTTAGTAGGAGGAGTAGCAGGTGGATATGCTGGCTCCACGATTGCATCGAGAATGCCAAGACAAACTTTAAGAAAGTTATTTGCAATAATTATTATTCTTGTTGCTATATATACTATGTACGTAAATAGAGTAGGAGTAGTAGATCTATTGCATTTTCTGTAA
- a CDS encoding metal-dependent transcriptional regulator, which translates to MSNLSRREFSYLLTIKRYNDDGEGAKINRIAKDLKIAPSSVFEEVSHLEEKGLVEKKEDGVWITNNGTRSINYLIKAHRVIEILLVNIGIDKQTACEYSKQFDYLVPEEIIDKLYNYLGRPSYCPHGLEIPL; encoded by the coding sequence ATGTCTAACTTATCACGAAGAGAATTCTCATACTTGCTTACCATAAAGAGGTATAATGACGATGGGGAGGGGGCCAAGATAAATAGGATTGCGAAAGATCTAAAAATAGCCCCATCAAGCGTTTTTGAGGAAGTATCCCATTTAGAAGAGAAAGGTTTAGTAGAAAAGAAAGAAGATGGAGTATGGATTACCAATAATGGAACAAGAAGTATAAATTACCTAATAAAGGCTCATAGAGTTATAGAGATACTACTAGTTAATATTGGAATAGATAAGCAAACAGCTTGTGAATATTCCAAACAGTTTGACTATCTTGTCCCTGAAGAAATCATTGATAAATTATATAATTACTTGGGAAGGCCATCTTACTGTCCACACGGATTGGAGATCCCACTCTGA
- a CDS encoding dihydrodipicolinate synthase family protein translates to MKDNISALITPFDDKENINVEALQQLLDFLTRNGIKDFWVLGTSGEFNMLSQDERILIVSKIREIIKGKIYAGINENSLKNSLILAKKYYDIGVDYIFSVPPIYHKPSEKGLVTYFNELRNTIDLPLFLYNIPSFTGYNVPLRIVEKLAEEEVLDGMKYSTTDFVSFLKYLKGLKSVNKNFKVFIGEDRMILSALIYDADGAVSGISNLVPELVTNLYLEFDRGNIQKAIEIQRMVNKLVDVVSLGDYPSGIKIGLRYRGINVGSVRKPLMEDSRAEGEIYNVLKEIGI, encoded by the coding sequence GTGAAAGACAATATTTCCGCTCTTATTACACCCTTTGATGATAAAGAGAATATAAATGTCGAAGCATTACAGCAATTGTTGGATTTTTTAACTAGAAATGGGATTAAGGACTTTTGGGTTCTTGGAACTAGTGGAGAGTTTAATATGCTTTCTCAAGATGAGAGAATATTAATCGTCAGTAAAATACGTGAAATTATAAAAGGCAAAATATACGCTGGTATTAATGAGAATTCACTCAAAAATAGTCTAATATTGGCTAAAAAATACTATGATATTGGTGTTGATTATATTTTTTCAGTCCCACCTATTTATCATAAACCTTCAGAAAAAGGGTTAGTAACCTATTTCAACGAGTTACGTAACACGATAGATTTACCATTGTTCTTGTACAACATACCCTCATTTACTGGGTATAATGTTCCTCTTCGTATAGTTGAGAAACTAGCGGAAGAGGAAGTATTAGATGGTATGAAATACTCAACCACAGATTTCGTCTCTTTCCTAAAGTATTTAAAGGGATTAAAAAGTGTAAATAAGAACTTTAAGGTATTCATTGGAGAGGATAGGATGATCCTTTCTGCTCTTATCTATGACGCAGATGGTGCAGTTTCTGGGATCTCTAATTTAGTTCCAGAATTGGTTACTAATTTATACTTGGAATTTGATAGAGGTAATATTCAAAAGGCTATAGAGATTCAAAGAATGGTGAATAAATTAGTAGATGTAGTAAGCTTAGGCGATTATCCAAGCGGGATTAAGATAGGTTTAAGGTATAGGGGGATTAACGTCGGCAGTG